In Sphingobacterium zeae, one genomic interval encodes:
- a CDS encoding DUF808 domain-containing protein has protein sequence MASGIFAILDDIAALMDDVAVASKIATKKTAGILGDDLAVNAEKATGFLASRELPVLWAITKGSLLNKLIIVPIALLLNVFFPIAIKYILILGGFYLAFEGVEKIMEYLFHRKDTNDEGKVEVVVAEDSVAAEKAKVKSAITTDFILSVEIVIIALGTVLGKSLSLQIITVSVVAFLATVGVYGIVALIVRMDDAGYKLIKTSREKGPIASLGRFLVRALPFVIKLLAIVGTFALILVSGGIFAHYIDFLHHALPALPGMIKELLFGLGGGIIVVILFTIGKKLFKKKK, from the coding sequence ATGGCTTCAGGAATATTTGCAATATTAGATGATATTGCAGCTTTGATGGATGATGTGGCAGTAGCGAGCAAAATCGCGACTAAAAAAACTGCTGGAATCTTAGGTGATGATTTAGCAGTTAATGCCGAGAAAGCAACTGGCTTTTTGGCGTCGCGTGAGCTCCCTGTTCTCTGGGCGATTACCAAGGGATCACTGCTTAATAAATTGATTATTGTTCCAATCGCCTTATTATTGAATGTTTTTTTTCCAATCGCTATTAAGTACATTTTAATCTTGGGCGGTTTCTATCTTGCTTTCGAAGGGGTAGAGAAGATTATGGAATACCTATTCCATCGAAAGGATACCAACGATGAGGGTAAAGTGGAGGTGGTAGTTGCTGAAGACTCGGTTGCCGCTGAAAAGGCTAAGGTCAAATCGGCTATTACAACAGATTTCATTCTTTCTGTGGAAATTGTCATTATCGCCTTAGGAACAGTTTTAGGAAAGAGCTTATCCTTACAGATCATTACGGTGTCGGTTGTGGCTTTTCTAGCCACTGTTGGAGTTTATGGAATTGTAGCACTTATTGTTAGGATGGATGATGCGGGATATAAGTTGATTAAAACATCACGTGAGAAGGGTCCTATTGCAAGTTTAGGCCGATTTTTAGTACGTGCACTGCCGTTTGTCATCAAACTACTGGCCATCGTTGGAACATTTGCTTTAATTTTGGTTTCGGGTGGGATATTTGCTCATTATATTGATTTTTTACACCATGCGCTACCAGCCCTGCCAGGAATGATAAAAGAGCTGTTGTTTGGACTAGGAGGAGGTATTATCGTGGTGATTTTATTTACGATTGGCAAAAAGC